Proteins co-encoded in one Kamptonema formosum PCC 6407 genomic window:
- a CDS encoding TonB-dependent siderophore receptor, with the protein MKLSLPFFCVALLGVGIMPVAAAGPRSFSEGTNLDRTEVEPAIAPDPSSINRSKEDDRAQWWAIASASDREKPIEQKPSSQSEELEVKLAIENLDRKPNSDLTLDPEYNRDRAAPTPNIEPTAQPKEPTAEIPKLDEIEQHNTNVEGFFQRSQASFTFSENVQISQSVVQVTGVQLNPTPAGLEVILETAAGQVLRANTRTSGTTLIAEISNAQLALPGGGEFKAENPFEGITSVTVTNVDANSIRISITGQERLPIADVIRSASGLTLSVTADEEINITVTARQATPYLAPNASTATRTDTPIRDVPQSIQVIPQEVIEDQQAIRAEDALRNVSGITFDGGGEGQGLSIAIRGFSNAPVLTNGFREYGAIQGSELLPDTANIERIEVLKGPASILFGEVQPGGVINVVTKLPLSTPFYEGEVQLGNYGFARPRLDISGPLTSDGSLLYRLNAVYEHSEGFRDFDQDIDRVLVAPVITWKISDRTDFTVLLQYSDIQQPLDFGRIAVGDRLLDTPRRRIFGEPDDSTKIQLFTVGYDFEHRFSDNWKFRNAFRYSDRHTEQRFASFPFTFDEATGIAERYYGGFDLDSKNYSLQTNIVGNFATGSVKHTLLAGVDLNRLDDEGIGRLDFGLPTPLNVFDPVYGSVPRPEFQNIPGFFDQKLEVNRIGVYLQDQIAVLDNLKLLAGIRYDTVEQTIGSLEGFFRSTDVKNTETNDAFTPRVGIVYQPIPEISLYGSYSRSFLPVTATSADGSLLAPEEGEGFEFGLKTELFQNRLSATLAYFDITKKNVATTDPNDSFFSIATGEQRSRGVELDLSGEILPGWNIIGGYAYTDAEVTKDNAIEVGNRLIGVPKHSASMWTTYTIQTGELQGLGFGIGFNYVGEREGDLDNSFQLDSYFLTDAAIFYRRDNWRFAINVKNIFNTDYSPGTPNGRTRIEVGEPLRVIGSFSVQF; encoded by the coding sequence ATGAAGCTGTCTCTACCGTTTTTCTGTGTTGCACTGCTAGGCGTTGGTATCATGCCAGTAGCAGCGGCAGGGCCAAGGAGTTTCTCTGAAGGCACTAATTTAGACCGAACTGAAGTAGAACCTGCGATCGCCCCCGATCCGAGTTCAATAAATCGCTCAAAAGAGGACGATCGCGCTCAATGGTGGGCGATCGCATCTGCGAGCGATCGCGAAAAACCGATTGAACAAAAGCCCTCATCCCAAAGCGAGGAGTTAGAAGTCAAGCTAGCTATAGAAAATCTTGACCGAAAACCCAATTCCGACTTAACACTCGATCCAGAATACAATCGCGATCGCGCTGCTCCTACTCCTAATATTGAACCGACAGCGCAGCCAAAAGAGCCAACAGCAGAAATACCGAAATTAGATGAAATCGAGCAACATAACACCAATGTTGAAGGATTTTTTCAGCGATCGCAAGCAAGTTTTACATTTTCTGAAAACGTACAAATCTCTCAATCAGTCGTACAAGTTACAGGCGTACAACTAAACCCAACTCCCGCAGGTTTAGAAGTTATTTTAGAAACAGCAGCAGGGCAAGTGTTACGAGCAAATACTAGGACTTCCGGCACAACTTTAATTGCAGAGATTTCTAATGCTCAATTAGCCTTACCGGGAGGTGGAGAATTTAAGGCGGAAAATCCCTTTGAAGGGATTACTTCAGTCACAGTGACAAATGTTGATGCTAATAGCATTCGCATCAGCATTACCGGGCAAGAAAGATTGCCAATAGCAGATGTAATTAGAAGCGCAAGTGGTTTAACTTTAAGTGTCACGGCTGATGAAGAAATTAATATCACCGTCACCGCCAGACAAGCAACTCCCTATCTCGCTCCCAATGCTTCCACTGCAACCAGAACCGATACGCCAATTCGAGACGTTCCTCAGTCGATCCAAGTAATTCCTCAAGAAGTCATAGAAGATCAACAAGCGATCCGAGCAGAGGACGCACTACGCAACGTCAGCGGTATTACCTTTGACGGTGGTGGAGAAGGTCAGGGATTAAGTATCGCTATTCGTGGTTTTAGTAATGCTCCTGTTTTGACTAATGGTTTCAGAGAGTATGGTGCTATACAAGGGTCTGAATTGTTGCCAGACACGGCAAACATTGAGCGCATCGAAGTTCTCAAAGGGCCAGCTTCAATCTTATTTGGTGAAGTTCAACCGGGCGGTGTTATTAACGTTGTTACCAAACTGCCGCTGTCAACTCCATTTTACGAGGGTGAAGTTCAGTTAGGCAATTATGGGTTTGCTCGTCCTCGCCTTGATATTTCCGGCCCCTTAACCTCCGATGGTAGTTTACTCTATCGATTGAATGCAGTTTACGAACACTCAGAAGGGTTTCGTGACTTTGACCAAGATATCGATCGAGTCCTAGTTGCGCCAGTGATAACTTGGAAAATTAGCGATCGCACTGATTTCACAGTTCTATTGCAATATTCAGACATCCAGCAACCTCTAGACTTTGGTAGAATTGCTGTGGGCGATCGACTGCTCGATACTCCTCGCCGTCGCATCTTTGGAGAGCCAGACGATTCCACAAAAATCCAACTTTTCACTGTTGGATATGACTTTGAACATCGGTTTAGTGATAACTGGAAATTTCGTAACGCATTTCGATATTCAGATAGACATACCGAGCAAAGATTTGCTTCGTTCCCCTTCACATTTGATGAGGCAACTGGCATTGCCGAGCGCTATTACGGTGGGTTTGACTTAGACAGTAAAAATTACTCCCTACAAACAAATATTGTGGGAAACTTCGCCACAGGTTCAGTGAAGCATACCCTCTTAGCGGGGGTTGATTTGAATCGATTGGATGACGAAGGAATTGGAAGGCTGGATTTTGGCTTACCGACACCATTAAATGTCTTCGATCCAGTATATGGATCTGTTCCCAGGCCTGAATTTCAAAATATTCCTGGTTTCTTCGATCAAAAGCTAGAGGTCAACAGAATAGGAGTCTATTTACAAGATCAAATTGCAGTCCTTGATAATTTAAAACTGCTGGCTGGCATCCGCTACGACACGGTAGAGCAAACAATCGGTAGTTTAGAGGGGTTTTTCCGTTCTACTGATGTGAAAAATACTGAAACTAATGATGCTTTTACGCCGCGAGTGGGAATTGTATATCAACCTATTCCAGAGATTTCTCTCTACGGCAGTTATTCGCGATCGTTTCTTCCCGTCACAGCAACTTCCGCCGATGGTAGTCTCTTAGCACCCGAAGAAGGTGAGGGATTTGAATTCGGTCTTAAAACTGAATTATTCCAAAATAGACTTTCTGCTACTTTGGCGTATTTTGACATTACCAAAAAAAATGTTGCCACTACTGACCCCAACGATTCATTTTTCTCTATAGCAACAGGCGAACAACGAAGTCGAGGCGTAGAGTTGGATCTTTCTGGTGAGATTCTGCCGGGATGGAATATTATTGGTGGCTACGCTTACACGGATGCTGAAGTTACCAAGGATAATGCAATTGAAGTGGGTAATCGCTTGATTGGTGTTCCCAAACATAGCGCCAGTATGTGGACGACTTACACCATTCAAACCGGTGAGTTACAAGGGTTAGGCTTCGGAATTGGATTTAACTACGTTGGGGAACGAGAAGGGGATCTTGATAACAGTTTCCAGTTGGATAGTTATTTCCTTACTGATGCTGCTATTTTTTACCGTCGAGACAATTGGCGCTTCGCAATCAATGTTAAGAACATTTTTAATACTGACTACTCTCCAGGAACACCTAATGGCAGAACAAGAATTGAAGTTGGGGAACCTTTGAGAGTAATTGGTTCATTTTCAGTGCAGTTTTGA
- a CDS encoding TonB-dependent receptor plug domain-containing protein: MVNAFFPQGVEIFCWTLTGFFAFAIACTPKAFSQTPSPNANQEEEEEEEIDITVTGEILNQPVYAPFRREAPLGDSTRPVYVINREQIEAQGARTAQEALKYLPGILIDGTAGGQLGALSSQFIRGSNSAQVLILLDGRPINDVGFFGGFDLSELTTDNIERIELLPGGGSTLYGSDAIGGVINIITRSPSNKPEVALRAAAGSFGLNEQAIQTRGRSGGIGWTVGYTRTQSENDFPFDIDRINLEDRRENADVLYNNANLKLEGQLDNRNTLTFSALYLTKDFGVAGGVAIPGSIGEFNTLTPEARQYTEEVLLDLTWESKLGDGDDSLLTSRVYGDFLSYNYNNPDPNGSGTKDDVDRRAIGAQVQHNWQIAKNQTLTYGVDYRNTRSRNTTFSYGTNSTEVNYDGDISQGALFARYEVKFTPSFSVNLGLRQDFNSLVNGSFTSPSVGARLALGASTTLRANYARSFRAPQISNLEGLAAFNVVGNPDLKSERGDSFDIGIDQALGNIGLLRLTFFSNTISDLINFKFGSPSTYENIGQVRTLGLEAALNVRLARNFYGFANYTLNDPRIVRDRNPDIQDNQLSFRDADSLNFGLAYETPGRLYTGIVVRHLSSYFVNNTNTESLPGYTTVDLKLRVPLGGTVVLNGNLDNLFNQQYEQYPGYPAVGRSFRLGISATF; encoded by the coding sequence ATGGTAAACGCATTTTTTCCACAAGGCGTGGAGATATTTTGCTGGACTTTGACAGGATTTTTCGCCTTTGCAATCGCTTGTACACCAAAAGCCTTCTCCCAAACACCGTCACCCAACGCCAACCAAGAGGAAGAAGAAGAAGAAGAAATTGATATTACCGTTACGGGCGAAATTTTAAATCAACCTGTATACGCACCCTTTCGGCGAGAAGCCCCTCTGGGAGATTCTACCCGCCCAGTTTATGTAATTAACCGCGAACAGATTGAAGCCCAGGGAGCGAGAACAGCCCAGGAAGCCTTAAAATACCTGCCGGGAATTCTGATTGATGGCACGGCTGGCGGGCAGTTAGGTGCTTTGAGCAGTCAGTTTATCCGTGGCTCGAATTCGGCACAAGTTTTGATTTTACTTGATGGTCGCCCTATCAACGATGTGGGCTTTTTCGGTGGGTTTGATTTGTCAGAACTAACTACCGATAACATTGAACGCATTGAGTTACTACCGGGCGGTGGCTCCACACTTTATGGTTCAGACGCAATAGGAGGCGTAATTAACATCATCACTCGTTCTCCATCAAATAAGCCGGAAGTCGCTCTGCGAGCAGCAGCAGGTAGCTTTGGGTTAAATGAGCAGGCAATTCAAACGAGGGGACGCAGTGGCGGAATTGGCTGGACAGTAGGTTACACTCGCACTCAGTCGGAAAATGATTTTCCCTTCGATATCGATCGCATTAACCTGGAGGATCGCCGCGAGAACGCTGATGTTTTGTACAATAATGCCAACTTGAAACTGGAAGGGCAACTCGATAATCGCAACACGCTCACCTTCAGCGCCCTCTATTTGACTAAAGATTTTGGAGTGGCTGGAGGAGTGGCAATTCCAGGTAGCATTGGCGAATTTAACACTCTGACTCCAGAAGCTCGGCAATACACCGAGGAAGTATTATTAGATCTGACTTGGGAATCCAAGTTAGGGGATGGCGACGATTCTCTGCTCACCAGCCGCGTTTACGGGGATTTTCTCAGCTATAACTATAACAATCCCGACCCAAACGGCTCTGGCACTAAAGATGACGTGGATCGCAGGGCGATTGGAGCTCAAGTGCAGCATAACTGGCAAATTGCGAAGAACCAGACGCTCACCTATGGCGTGGATTACCGTAACACGCGATCGCGCAATACCACCTTCAGTTATGGTACTAACAGCACCGAGGTCAACTACGATGGCGACATTAGCCAAGGCGCACTGTTTGCCCGCTATGAAGTAAAATTCACCCCTAGTTTCAGCGTCAACTTGGGGCTGCGGCAAGACTTTAACAGCTTGGTTAATGGCTCATTTACCTCTCCCAGCGTTGGCGCACGGCTGGCTTTGGGAGCGAGTACGACGTTACGAGCCAACTATGCCAGAAGCTTCCGAGCACCGCAAATCTCTAACCTGGAAGGGTTAGCTGCCTTTAATGTAGTGGGAAATCCTGACCTAAAATCAGAGCGGGGAGATAGCTTTGACATTGGCATCGACCAGGCATTAGGGAATATTGGGCTGCTGCGGCTCACCTTTTTTAGTAACACCATTTCCGATCTGATTAACTTTAAGTTTGGCTCTCCCAGCACTTACGAAAACATCGGTCAAGTGAGAACATTGGGCTTAGAAGCAGCTCTGAATGTGCGACTTGCCCGCAATTTCTATGGCTTTGCCAACTATACCCTAAACGACCCGCGTATTGTGCGCGATCGCAACCCCGATATCCAAGACAACCAACTGAGCTTTCGGGATGCCGATAGCCTTAATTTTGGACTGGCCTACGAAACACCCGGAAGACTTTATACGGGTATAGTTGTGCGCCACCTCAGCAGTTACTTCGTCAACAACACCAACACCGAATCCTTGCCGGGATACACCACCGTAGATTTAAAACTCCGCGTGCCATTAGGGGGAACTGTGGTGTTGAATGGCAACCTAGATAATTTATTTAACCAACAATACGAGCAATATCCCGGTTATCCCGCCGTAGGACGCAGCTTTCGACTTGGTATCAGTGCCACATTTTAG
- a CDS encoding TonB family protein codes for MSLSSICTEQRQKEQEALKKFLIYSLAGSAALHVVLLAVGASGFLERSLELAEEPIEIVVVEDTNAELEPDPKIAKDIPPQEFKPVEGSVLESPIGSKTAEPTAPEPTPEPVVASPEPAPEPVVASPEPAPEPTVVASPEPAPEPVVASPEPAPEPVVASPEPAPEPTVVASPELAPEPTVVASPEATPETTPETTVVASPEPSPVATPAAIAPSASTTSTASQDVKKLGDLSKASTSSKGTATETKGTDTGTGTGIGTGTGTTTTTDTGTDTGTGIGTGTGTTTTTDTGTDTGTGTSKSAPTVEASTNTGTKTNNSEGNRDGLGTNSGRGRGACQGSCEYQYERKDSLGEAIGDTRLRVRVDSKGRAVDVEVLGSSGDEEADRAAIEAAREARYAPSTGGEERWQRVRANHGMEGSARDAENRDRLQQQQEEASRQAAEAEAEANNQRQAPFSEIVDVPPEPSNFTPDTPAPPEPVEQAPPPEPVEQAPPPEPVEQAPPPEPAYEEPAPEPAYEEPAPEPAYEEPAPEPAYEEPAPEPAYEEPAPEPAYEEPVYEEPAYEEPAYEEPAYEEPAYEEPAYEEPAPEPAYEEPAYEEPAPEPAYEEPAPESTTGEDG; via the coding sequence ATGAGCTTGTCAAGTATTTGTACAGAGCAGCGACAAAAAGAGCAGGAGGCTCTTAAGAAGTTTCTGATCTACAGTCTCGCAGGTTCAGCAGCGCTGCACGTTGTATTGCTAGCTGTCGGCGCTAGCGGTTTTTTGGAGCGATCGCTGGAACTAGCAGAAGAGCCAATTGAGATTGTTGTAGTTGAGGATACTAACGCCGAACTAGAACCCGATCCCAAAATTGCCAAAGATATTCCTCCGCAAGAGTTCAAGCCAGTTGAAGGCTCTGTTCTAGAATCTCCTATTGGCTCTAAAACTGCTGAGCCAACTGCCCCCGAACCAACACCGGAACCAGTAGTCGCCTCCCCCGAACCAGCACCGGAACCAGTAGTTGCCTCCCCCGAACCAGCACCGGAACCAACAGTAGTCGCCTCCCCCGAACCAGCACCAGAACCAGTAGTCGCCTCCCCCGAACCAGCACCGGAACCAGTAGTTGCCTCCCCCGAACCAGCACCGGAACCAACAGTAGTCGCTTCCCCAGAACTAGCACCGGAACCAACAGTAGTCGCCTCCCCAGAAGCAACACCGGAAACAACACCGGAAACAACAGTAGTCGCCTCCCCAGAACCATCACCAGTAGCAACACCCGCAGCGATCGCTCCTTCGGCATCAACTACATCGACTGCATCGCAGGATGTGAAAAAGTTGGGAGACTTATCTAAAGCCTCAACTAGCTCCAAAGGCACGGCAACAGAAACAAAAGGTACAGATACAGGAACAGGTACAGGTATAGGTACAGGCACAGGTACGACAACCACAACAGACACAGGTACAGATACAGGTACAGGTATAGGTACAGGCACAGGTACAACAACCACAACAGACACAGGTACAGATACAGGTACAGGCACTAGCAAAAGTGCCCCGACTGTTGAAGCGTCAACAAATACTGGAACCAAAACCAATAACTCAGAAGGAAACAGAGACGGTTTAGGTACAAATTCAGGACGAGGTAGGGGTGCTTGTCAGGGTTCCTGCGAATACCAATACGAACGCAAGGACTCCCTTGGTGAAGCTATAGGCGATACCCGTTTGAGAGTGAGGGTAGATTCCAAAGGTAGAGCCGTTGACGTGGAAGTGTTAGGCTCCAGCGGTGACGAAGAAGCAGACCGAGCTGCTATTGAAGCCGCGCGGGAGGCACGCTATGCTCCATCAACAGGCGGCGAGGAACGGTGGCAAAGAGTTAGGGCCAATCATGGTATGGAAGGCTCCGCTCGTGACGCTGAAAATCGCGATCGCTTGCAGCAACAGCAAGAAGAAGCCAGTCGCCAAGCAGCAGAAGCCGAAGCTGAAGCTAACAATCAGAGGCAGGCTCCTTTTTCCGAAATAGTTGATGTACCTCCCGAACCCAGCAACTTTACACCTGATACGCCAGCACCACCGGAACCTGTGGAGCAAGCGCCACCACCGGAACCTGTGGAGCAAGCGCCACCGCCGGAACCTGTGGAGCAAGCGCCACCGCCGGAACCTGCTTATGAAGAGCCTGCACCGGAACCTGCTTATGAGGAGCCTGCACCGGAACCTGCTTATGAAGAGCCTGCACCGGAACCAGCTTATGAGGAACCTGCGCCGGAGCCTGCTTATGAGGAGCCTGCGCCAGAACCAGCTTATGAGGAACCTGTCTATGAGGAACCTGCCTATGAGGAACCTGCCTATGAGGAACCTGCCTATGAGGAGCCTGCTTATGAGGAACCTGCTTATGAGGAACCTGCGCCAGAACCAGCTTATGAGGAACCAGCTTATGAAGAACCTGCGCCAGAACCAGCTTATGAGGAGCCTGCGCCGGAATCTACGACTGGTGAAGATGGTTAA
- a CDS encoding (2Fe-2S) ferredoxin domain-containing protein, whose product MGEFSRFVTPLNRCITEPLLTGGQIEYEDFPCTIDVTGPLLYALFQERWQETQIGHVVEGGVLELEFTQPPKICILYDGYLTVVTEAWHLHLCLEEHLGGPLEKTPPKLRQQRLIHRASLYRRLNEKGEARSWGIQFWNGAGEKMMNLFLPSPFVGEDEDLLPEGKPQLEKLSLYQELREIYVLGSGPIPFENNPLKRPYISVCRSSRCHPSRNWQPIIEALQTAVKEAGMDVYVMTSGCLEVCKMGPVVFYSGDRTWYTRVTPAIAQRIVHEHLGQNNKVIDHLYPPVSKSTSKSEAL is encoded by the coding sequence ATGGGTGAATTCTCTCGCTTTGTTACACCGCTTAACCGTTGCATTACCGAACCGCTACTAACGGGCGGACAGATTGAGTACGAAGACTTTCCCTGTACGATTGATGTTACCGGACCTCTGTTGTACGCACTGTTTCAGGAACGCTGGCAAGAAACCCAGATTGGTCATGTGGTGGAGGGCGGTGTGCTGGAACTGGAATTTACCCAACCGCCAAAAATCTGCATCCTCTACGATGGCTATCTTACTGTTGTCACCGAGGCATGGCATCTGCATCTTTGCCTGGAAGAGCATTTGGGCGGTCCTTTGGAAAAAACGCCCCCCAAACTGCGGCAGCAACGGTTAATTCATCGGGCATCGCTGTATCGTCGTTTAAATGAAAAGGGGGAAGCCCGTAGTTGGGGCATTCAGTTTTGGAACGGTGCAGGCGAAAAGATGATGAATCTGTTTTTGCCCAGTCCCTTTGTTGGGGAGGATGAAGACTTGTTACCGGAGGGCAAACCTCAACTGGAAAAGTTGAGTCTTTACCAGGAACTACGCGAGATTTACGTCTTGGGTTCGGGCCCCATCCCATTTGAGAACAACCCGCTCAAACGTCCCTACATCTCAGTGTGCCGTTCAAGTCGCTGTCACCCTTCGCGCAACTGGCAGCCGATTATTGAGGCGTTGCAAACTGCGGTGAAAGAAGCAGGAATGGATGTGTACGTTATGACTTCCGGTTGTTTGGAGGTATGCAAAATGGGGCCTGTGGTTTTCTATTCGGGTGATAGAACCTGGTATACCCGCGTTACACCCGCGATCGCACAACGTATTGTCCACGAACATCTCGGTCAAAACAATAAAGTGATCGACCATCTGTATCCACCTGTTAGCAAATCTACAAGTAAATCAGAGGCATTATGA
- a CDS encoding TonB-dependent receptor, which yields MVKLLQIISDSIWLFDWVMADSTVAQRFSVCGVKMKLYLPLACVALLSIGIAPIMAAEVVKEEVNDVAIAIESDSADFPQELSAIAIAPQPETPIQEQSLIKSKLLLTKRTVFNEDSQYNSQLTQKIDENHPGAASPTHPEISLSDAAAVTATEIPKLNEIEQHNTNVEGFFQRSQASFTFSENVQISQSVIQVTGVQLNPTPAGLEVILETAAGQVLRANTRTSGTTLIAEISNAQLALPGGGEFKADNPFEGITSVTVTNVDANSIRISITGQERLPIADVIRSASGLTLSVTADEEINITVTARQATPYRVPNASSATRTDTPIRDIPQSIQVVPQEVIEDQQATRLEEVLRNVSGVTYGGDSTGRGATFGIRGFNEAPVLRDGFRRYGVESFPELANLDRVEVLKGPASILYGEIQPGGLINLVSKQPLSEPFYEAELQLGSRSLVQPRIDISGPLTSDGSLLYRINGLYRTSESFRGFEQDEQRLFIAPTLTWRISDRADLTVSLEYTEDRRAADNQLPAIGNRIVDVPRDRIGSEPDDRIGTEDLNVGYNFEYRFSENWKLRNAFRYSSYEYDFNVVALQIGFDDATATVNRFWASQDGQYKNYTLQTNIVGEFATGSVKHTLIFGADIAYSDERFFSVGDFATPLTLNIFDPVYGQFPKPDEDTLAPFGGNDVERSQYGFYVQDQISIFDNLKLLAGLRYDTAEQKNKVLSGNSRSVESEKNQNYHNFTPRLGIVYQPIPEVYLYASYSRSFTPGSATTSDGALIEPETGEGYEFGVKGELFDSRLFATLAYFDIKKQNVAVTDPNNPLFSVASGEQRSRGLELDISGQILPGWNVIAAYAYTDAEVTADTNPDLVGNTLFNTPKHSASLWTTYEIQSGELQGLGFGVGFNYVGERKGDLANSFEADSYFLTNAAIFYQRDNLRFAINIKNLFNINYIESVRNSRSSGNMPGTIDSNWFFYSAILTANDGFYLNLNKELQV from the coding sequence TTGGTAAAATTACTGCAAATTATTAGCGATAGTATATGGCTTTTTGACTGGGTTATGGCTGATAGCACGGTAGCTCAACGATTCTCGGTGTGTGGTGTGAAAATGAAACTGTATCTACCTTTGGCGTGCGTTGCACTGCTGAGTATTGGTATTGCGCCAATTATGGCGGCTGAGGTTGTGAAAGAGGAGGTAAATGATGTTGCAATAGCGATTGAGAGCGATTCAGCGGACTTTCCTCAAGAGTTGTCCGCGATCGCAATCGCTCCACAACCAGAAACTCCCATTCAAGAACAGTCTTTAATTAAAAGCAAATTATTATTAACAAAGAGAACAGTCTTTAACGAAGATAGTCAATATAATTCGCAGTTGACGCAAAAGATTGATGAGAATCACCCAGGTGCAGCTAGCCCCACACATCCCGAAATTTCGCTCTCCGATGCCGCAGCAGTCACAGCTACAGAAATACCCAAACTCAACGAAATTGAGCAACATAACACCAATGTTGAAGGATTTTTTCAGCGATCGCAAGCAAGTTTTACCTTTTCTGAAAACGTACAAATCTCTCAATCAGTCATACAAGTTACAGGCGTACAACTAAACCCAACTCCCGCAGGTTTAGAAGTTATTTTAGAAACAGCAGCAGGGCAAGTGTTACGAGCAAATACTAGGACTTCCGGCACAACTTTAATTGCAGAGATTTCTAATGCCCAATTAGCCTTACCGGGAGGTGGAGAATTTAAGGCAGATAATCCCTTTGAAGGGATTACTTCAGTCACCGTGACAAATGTTGATGCTAATAGCATTCGCATCAGCATTACCGGGCAAGAAAGATTGCCAATAGCAGATGTAATTAGAAGCGCAAGTGGTTTAACTTTAAGTGTCACGGCTGATGAAGAAATTAATATCACCGTCACCGCCAGACAAGCAACTCCCTATCGAGTACCCAATGCTTCCTCAGCAACTAGAACCGATACGCCAATTCGAGATATTCCTCAGTCGATTCAAGTAGTTCCTCAAGAAGTCATAGAAGATCAACAAGCTACCAGATTAGAAGAAGTATTACGCAACGTTAGCGGTGTCACATACGGCGGAGATAGTACAGGTCGAGGTGCCACATTTGGTATTCGAGGTTTTAACGAGGCCCCTGTCTTGCGAGATGGGTTCAGACGATACGGCGTGGAGTCTTTTCCAGAACTTGCCAACCTGGATCGCGTTGAAGTTCTGAAAGGGCCAGCTTCAATTTTGTACGGCGAAATTCAACCAGGGGGTTTGATTAACTTAGTATCCAAACAACCGCTATCAGAACCTTTCTACGAAGCTGAACTGCAACTTGGAAGCCGGAGTCTTGTCCAACCTCGTATTGATATTTCCGGCCCTTTAACTTCTGATGGCAGTTTGCTCTACCGCATAAATGGATTGTACCGAACAAGTGAGAGTTTTCGGGGCTTTGAGCAAGACGAGCAGCGGTTATTTATTGCGCCGACGCTTACTTGGAGAATAAGCGATCGCGCCGACTTGACAGTTTCTCTTGAATACACCGAAGATCGGCGGGCGGCTGATAATCAACTGCCCGCTATTGGCAATCGGATTGTTGACGTTCCACGCGATCGCATTGGCAGCGAACCCGACGATCGGATAGGAACTGAAGACTTAAATGTTGGCTACAATTTCGAGTACCGTTTCAGTGAAAACTGGAAGCTAAGAAATGCGTTTCGCTATTCATCCTATGAGTATGATTTCAATGTGGTTGCTCTTCAAATTGGCTTTGATGATGCAACTGCCACCGTTAATCGTTTCTGGGCTTCTCAAGACGGGCAGTATAAGAACTACACTCTCCAAACAAACATCGTGGGTGAGTTTGCTACAGGTTCAGTTAAACACACCCTGATCTTCGGTGCAGATATCGCCTACAGCGATGAAAGATTTTTCTCAGTAGGTGATTTTGCCACACCGCTTACCCTCAATATTTTCGATCCGGTTTACGGGCAATTTCCTAAGCCTGATGAGGATACACTAGCTCCTTTTGGAGGAAATGATGTAGAGAGAAGTCAATATGGTTTCTACGTGCAAGATCAAATTTCAATCTTCGATAATTTAAAGCTACTAGCAGGACTTCGCTATGACACCGCAGAGCAAAAAAACAAAGTGCTTTCGGGTAATTCCAGGTCAGTTGAAAGCGAAAAAAATCAGAATTACCATAATTTTACTCCTCGTTTAGGGATTGTTTATCAACCCATTCCTGAAGTTTATCTTTATGCCAGCTATTCGCGATCTTTTACTCCCGGTTCGGCAACAACATCCGACGGTGCTCTCATCGAACCGGAAACCGGAGAAGGCTACGAATTCGGTGTTAAAGGTGAGTTGTTTGACAGCAGGCTTTTCGCTACTTTGGCATACTTTGATATTAAAAAACAAAATGTTGCTGTCACCGATCCCAATAATCCTTTGTTCTCAGTTGCCTCTGGGGAACAGCGAAGTCGAGGCCTTGAACTCGATATTTCTGGACAAATTTTGCCCGGTTGGAATGTTATTGCTGCTTATGCCTACACTGACGCTGAAGTTACAGCAGATACAAACCCCGATTTGGTGGGCAACACATTATTTAATACTCCCAAACATAGTGCTAGTCTATGGACAACTTATGAAATTCAAAGCGGTGAGTTGCAGGGTTTGGGATTTGGGGTTGGATTCAACTATGTGGGCGAGAGAAAAGGGGATTTGGCTAACAGCTTTGAAGCGGATAGTTATTTTCTAACCAATGCCGCAATTTTTTATCAACGCGATAATTTGCGATTTGCAATCAACATCAAAAACCTGTTCAATATCAACTACATTGAATCTGTGAGAAATAGCAGATCCTCTGGCAATATGCCGGGAACCATTGACAGTAATTGGTTCTTTTACAGTGCAATTTTAACAGCAAATGACGGTTTTTATCTAAATCTAAACAAGGAGTTGCAAGTATGA